Genomic window (Mycoplasmopsis citelli):
CTGAATTTCAGGGTCATTTGTAAAAATTTGTGTTGGATTATAAAATCCATACCCATTGTAATTAAAATGTTTGTCTATCGGAGAAAGATATAAAGAATTAGTAGCAATATAGTAAGCTAACGCCTTAATTTTGGTTTTTATATCTCAGTTTTTATTGATAATTTTAGGTAAAACTTCTTTTCAATGATTAAATCATTTTTTGTATTGGGGAATTGGATTAATTCACTGAGCATCTTTAAAAGTACTTTTACCTTGTTTGATTTCTTCTTCAGTTAATGGGTTTGTGTAGTCTACTATATAATCATTTTCTTTTATTCTTCTATGAACGGGATTTATTAGTTCTGAATAAAAGGAGCGGTAATGAGAATCTGAAAATAAGTTGGGTTGCTTTCATAATAAATCATTATAGATATTAAAACCAGGTCCAGAACTAGCTATTTTGTTTTTTGATAACTCTACAAAATTTTGATATTTGTAAAATTTTTCGTAATCAAAACGTTTTAATTGGCTATTATCAAAAAATTTGTATTCTTTATCTCCATTTTTGATTTTTTTAATATCAAAATTTATTTTTGTTTGGAAATTATTAAATTTTAATCCTAATTTATTTATTTCGTCAATTGTTTGGTTTTGAATTCTATTATATTCTGAAAACAAGTATGTAGAGTCTTGCTTTTTAAAATAATTTATATTTACTTTTTCGGGGTTTTTCAAATTTATAGTTCAAAGTTTATGATATCTATCTGAAGCGAAATTTATTTGTCTTTTGATATAGTCGCTAATTATTTTATTGCTTTTAAATTTTTCATTTATTTGTAAAGCTTTTATATCTTTGTCTTCAATTTTATCTATTTGATCTTGTGGTTTAACAAAAATTCAATTTCATCTTGAATAATATTTTAATCAATTAGAAATATATTTATCATCAACATAAGCTTGCCGAACATTTCCGCTGTAATATTTGCTAGGGTCTAATGAAAATTTATTATCTTTATCAATTCCTCATTGAAAATCAACATATTTTTCGTAATTATTTTGATAGTGATATAAAATTTTTTTTAAACGTTCTAAAGGCTGAAAATAATATGGATGTTGTTCATATAAGTTAATTTGTTGTTTTAACTTATAAATATAAAAATCTTTTAAGTAGTTTTTTGAATTGATTATTTGGTTTTCTTCTGATAAAGTTTTAATTTCATTTGATTTTTTAATGAAAATTTTATTTCATTCATCTTTATCTTCAGAAGTTAAAACTAAATCATCAGAATTTAAAAATGCTTGCTTTCAAAGTTTATAATTATAAAATAAAAAGATTCGTTGTATACGTTTTACATTTCAATAATCATCATAATCTTTAACTATATCTTTTTCTTGTTCTATTTGTCTGATATTATAATTAACAAATGATAAAAAATCTTCTGAAATTGGGAATTTTTTAGAATCTAAAATAATTTTTTGAAGATTAGATTTTATTCCGGATAATCCGGCTTTTTCTCAATATGAAAGTTCTTCTTTAGGAAAATTTTTTATTCTTAATTTAGGTATATTATTTTTATTAATAGAAAAAGGAGGTTCAGGAGAAGCTGAAATACCTGAATTTTGTGAAAAATAAGAAATGATTTTTGTTTTGTGAAGTATAAGACTTGGAGATAAAAAAACACAAAATGTAGTAGCTGGTGTGCTAGTTAAAAGTAATGTTAATTTCATGCTTTGTAATTTTAAAAACTTCATATTATTTTAATTATAAAAGTTCACAAAAAAAGACTATTTGGTTAACTGTTAAGCAGAACTTTTGTTGTTTTTAATTTGTAGTAACACAAGATCTTATTAATTATTATCTAGCTCTTCGATTGAAACTATTACTTGTTTTGCTTTGAGATCTCAAATCAATTTTTTATTTTTATCTCAACTAGCCATAGCGTAGATAAATTCAACTTTATTAGGAGCTCAATCATTTATTTTATTAATAACAAAATATTCAGAATGTATATAATTAGTATTACTGTCTTTAGCAGATGAATTGTGATACATTTCTCCAAGACCAATTTGTCATTTATCAGACATGTTGTATTCTCAGGTTTTGATTGTTGATTTTAATTGTTTGGTTGAGTCAGATTCATTTGTATCGATGTATCAAATTCTGAAGGTGTGTTCCCCTTGGGCTTTATTTCTTAACCTAAGGGGAAATTTTTGAATAACAGAAACACTATCAGGGGTTTTTCCAGGATATAATTTGCTAAAGTAATCACCAAAGTAATATTTATCATAATAATCTCCATACCCTGTAAGGGCATTAGTTCTTCCTGAATCATTTTTATAATTGTAAGTTTCAGTCGCATTTTTATAGAGATTTGAGTTTATGATTGCTTCTCTTCATTTTTTGTAGTTATTAATTTTATCATTAAGGTCTATTTTCGCGCTGTCTAATTGATTTTGTAGTTCTTGTTTTTCTTTATTAAGTTGTTGTCGAATTGCTTCACTTGTTTCTAATGATTTTTTAGTAACATATAAATTAGAATTTAACTGGCCTTTTTGGTCATTAAGGTCATTTATTGTATTTTGGTCTTGTTGATGTTGAATTTCGCCGTTTATTCGGATTTGTTCCTTTTCTCTTAGAGCTTGATCTTTTTGAGAAATAGCATTTTGAAGTTCTTTTTCTTTAGCACTAATGGTATTTTGCAACTTGGTGATTTTTGCTTGGTTTTGAGTGTCTTTTTTAGCTAATAATTTCTTTTCTTTTTCTAATTGTTTTTTCTGCTTTTTGGTATCTTCTAATTCTTTTTTAGATTGGTTAGCTTGAATAGTTGTTTTATCGATAATAGCATTTTGCATTTCTAAAGTTTTCTCAGATAATTTACTAATTCTATTAGTGTATTGCTCAACATAATTTATTTGAGCATTTAAATCACTTCCTAGACTTGATAAATCTTGTAATCTAAGCAAGTTTTCTAGTTCTGTAGTTGGAAGACTTAATCTTTTAGCAGTATCAACAATTTTTTGGGCTTCGGTTTTTGTTGAATTATAAGCATTATTTAGTGTTGTGATATTCCTTGATAACACACTTGAAAATCTTGCTTGTTTTGCTTGTAATTCTTGAATTTGAGTTTGAATTGCTTGGTTTTGTGATTGAAGATTAATGATTTGTTCATTTGATTTTTGAGTTTTGAAGTCAAAATCTTTTTGAGCTACTTCATTATATAAATTACTTAACTCTGTTGATTTTTGGATTAAATTTTTAATACTTGCTAATTTCTCTTCAGTTGTAGTGATTTCATTAAAATCTATTAATTGTTCATCTAATTTGATTTGTAACTGTGAAACATCAATACTATTATCAATTTCTCTAATTAAATTATTTGCTTTAACTTTAAGATCATCATATACAGATTTAATAGAATTAAAAGTACTTTCTGCTTGTAAATTGTTGTTATCTAGTTCAGAATTTAAAGTAGTAAGTTGAGCTTGGGTATTTCTTAAAGATTCTTGAATAGATTCTAGCGAGTTTTTGTTTTGTGCTAATTCTGTATTGATATTATCTAAAGCTTTCTCATTATCTGAAAGTTTTTGTTGTTGTTCAGTAAGTTCTGATTTAGCATTTTCAAGCTCAGTTTTTGTGCTTAATAAATCTTCTTTAGTTTTAGAAAGTTCTTCTTCTAAAGTAGTTTTTTGGGTATTTAAAGAATCTATTTGAGCTTGAAGGACTTGAGTTTGACTTTCTAAATCACTAATTTGTTTAGCTTGATTTACAATTTCTAATCCTTTTTCTTGATTTCATTTTGTATATAAAGGAATAAGCACATTTCTGATTAAATCGTATCCTTTAACAATTTTTTCAAAACTATTTTGCACCACATTTAAATCATAGCTTTGCACATCTGAATAGTCGTTATTATCTTGAGCATCTGCTAATGATTCATTCATTTGATCTAGTAACTCACTAAAAACAGTTTCTTTTGTTTTTATAAGTTTTAAATTTTTTTGAATTTGAGTTTTAATTTTTTCAGATTGGTCTGCACCAAATTGTTCAAAATCAAAATCATTAAAATCTTGTAAACTATTTTTAAATTGTTTAATTGATTTTAAGTAAAATCTTAATTGACTAGCCAGTTTTTCAGCTAATTCTTTAATTTTTTCGTCTCTTTGACCAATTTGTTCTTTAAGATTGCTTACTTCTTGATTGTGTTTATTAATTTGTCCAACAATTAAGCTAATGCTACTATTTAATTGATTCAAAAAAATGTTTTGTGATTTTTGGATAGCTTTAAAAGCTTTAACTGCACTCTTTGTGTCATTAAAAGTAATTTGTTCAAGTGAATTTAATAAATTTTTTGCTTTATTGAGCGATTCAGTAATTCCTTGTTGGGTTTCTTGGATTAAATTATTAGTTTTGTTTAAAAGATTTTTGAGTGTTTTAGTTAAGGTCGATACTTTTTTAACTAAATTACTTTTTCAATTTTGAAGTGGTTTTTCAAATTCTTTATATCCATCTTCGGAAATTTTTTGTTGATTGACTTTACTTAAAAAATCATCTAAATTTTCACTAGATAAATTGTTTTCTTGTAAGTTTTGAACTAGAAATTGCAAATTCTTACTTTGTGATTGTAATGTTTGAATTTTTGATTTATCTTCTTTATTTGCAATACTATATTCTTGAAATTGCAAATTAAGTAAATTTATTTGTTCATTTAAAGAGCTAATTTTAGTTTCATAAATATTTTTTGTAGTTCCAATAGCTATACCTGAAGTAGCGCCTATAAGCGAAATTCCTCCAATAACTAATAACAAATGCCTTTTGGATATTATTTTCATGTTTAAACCTCTCTTGATTATTGATATTAATTTTTATTAAAAGAACTTTTAAGATTCTTTTAATGTTGGATTTTGATATATTAGAATTTTGTTTTTGGTATAAAGATTTGTTTTAAAAATCGAAATCATAGATTTCTTCATCAGATTTACAATTTTGCTTTAAAATTACATTTTTAATTTTTAATCAAATATTTATATGCTATAATTAGTTTCTATTGCATTTGAATATTTACTATTAAATAAATTAAAAAATATTTGCGTAATTTTACTATCAAAAATTAATATCAACTTTAAAATGATATTTTTGTATAAATTTGATTAAAAAACAAAACTTTATCTAAATTATGCTATTTACCTCCTAGATTTTTTAATTAGTTTGTATTTTATAATTTAATAAACTTCAGATATATTTAAAATTACTAATATACAAACTTTTAATATTTTATTGTCAATAATTTTTATTGACATCTTAATTATATTTTGAATTTTAAAAATATGTATAAATAAAAAGAATTTTTTGAAAATATGGAAAATTACCACAAAATGGCTCTATTTTGTGGTTTTTAGTACATTCATTAAAAACTAAAATAAAAAATATGAACTCTAAAAGTAATATAAAGATAAATTGTTTGTTAAAAATATAAAAATAGTGGCAACGTGCAAAGAATACTTTTAAAAATAAAAAATTTGACTTTTTTGTTCAATGAATATAAAAAAAATTAGGCTAAAAATAGCATCAAGATTCTGATTATCTTAAATTTTTAAAAGTCATTAGCCCTTTGATGTTATGAAAATATAATAACTAGAATAACTAAATATTAAAAAATAAAAGCTTAGTTCTTTGACTCATAGAACTAAGCTTTTAATAATCTTTTTTTAATTTTTTAAATGCATATTATTTTATCTTAAATACTATCAGGAAGACCTTTATATTCGTATTGTGGAGGATTTTTAAAAAACATTATAGTACTTTGATATGAAGAAAGACTTAATTTAAAATTATTCATTCATTCTGAATTACGTTCTAAGAATAAGTCATCACTATCATCAAGTTCAAAGGTTTTTAGTTTTCTTTTAGGGTTATAATTTTCAGGTAAATCTCAATTAGTTAAATCAATTGCTTTTCATCTTCCGTCAACAAAAACTTCATTTCAAGCGTGTCCGCCCTCTGCCACCGTTGATAGAGAAGAACCAAAATATGGCCCTCCCAAAATTCTTACAGGAATATTTAAAATTGTTAGCGCAGCTGCTAAGTTCATCGAATAACCAACACACTGAATTTCTGGATCCTTTGTGAAAATTTGAGACGGATTATAAAATCCATATCCATTATAGTTAAAATACTTGTCTACTGGAGATAAATAAACAGAATTAGTGGCAATATAATAAGCTACTGTCTTGATTTTGGTTTTAGTATCTCAGTTTTTGTTGATGATATTTGGTAAAACTTCTTTTCAATGATTAAATCATCTTTTGTATTCAGGAATTGGGTTAATTCAGATTTCTTTTCCCTGTTTTTTAGCTTCTACTTCTTTGATTTTAAATGTGTAATCTACTATATGACCATTTTCTCTTATTCTTCTTTGAACTGGATTAATTTGTTCTTCCTCAAGACCTAAATATTTAGCATCAGAAAATAAATTTGGTTGGTTTCATAATAAGTTATTGTATATATTAAAATCAGATTCTAGTTCTATATAATCAGAGTCTGGTTTTAA
Coding sequences:
- a CDS encoding transglutaminase-like domain-containing protein; this encodes MKFLKLQSMKLTLLLTSTPATTFCVFLSPSLILHKTKIISYFSQNSGISASPEPPFSINKNNIPKLRIKNFPKEELSYWEKAGLSGIKSNLQKIILDSKKFPISEDFLSFVNYNIRQIEQEKDIVKDYDDYWNVKRIQRIFLFYNYKLWKQAFLNSDDLVLTSEDKDEWNKIFIKKSNEIKTLSEENQIINSKNYLKDFYIYKLKQQINLYEQHPYYFQPLERLKKILYHYQNNYEKYVDFQWGIDKDNKFSLDPSKYYSGNVRQAYVDDKYISNWLKYYSRWNWIFVKPQDQIDKIEDKDIKALQINEKFKSNKIISDYIKRQINFASDRYHKLWTINLKNPEKVNINYFKKQDSTYLFSEYNRIQNQTIDEINKLGLKFNNFQTKINFDIKKIKNGDKEYKFFDNSQLKRFDYEKFYKYQNFVELSKNKIASSGPGFNIYNDLLWKQPNLFSDSHYRSFYSELINPVHRRIKENDYIVDYTNPLTEEEIKQGKSTFKDAQWINPIPQYKKWFNHWKEVLPKIINKNWDIKTKIKALAYYIATNSLYLSPIDKHFNYNGYGFYNPTQIFTNDPEIQCVGYSMNLAAALTILNIPVRILGGPVVGTPTGTFAEGGHAWNEVFVDGRWKAIDLTNWDLNENTFDKNISYELKDDEDLFLERNSEWMNQLKLNISSYETTLMFFKNPPEYEYQDLPDSL